A stretch of the Poseidonibacter parvus genome encodes the following:
- a CDS encoding succinyldiaminopimelate transaminase, with translation MNFEKYPFERLTEILSDVEGNGNYELSALTIGEPKFETPDFIQDTLKNSTELLKKYPASAGIPELKEAMINFVSKRFDVNLDFSQIIPTFGTREVLFNFPQFALFDIKNPVIAFTNPFYQIYEGAAIASRAEVIHIDLVKENDFKAELSAEQLKKCDLVVLNFPNNPTSASMSVQELGTWVEKALKYDFILINDECYSEIYFDENDKPASLLEASKLVGNDKFKNVLVMNSISKRSSAPGLRSGFIAGDAKILKEYMQYRTYVGCASPVPLQYAAAAAWNEESHVEYFRSIYKKNFELAYEILGVKPPQATFYIWLEVEDEIEFTRELYRQKNIKVLPGSFLGREGIGKGYVRIALVENAKKTEEVLKRLKDFIDG, from the coding sequence ATGAATTTTGAAAAATACCCTTTCGAAAGACTAACAGAAATTTTAAGTGATGTTGAAGGTAATGGAAATTATGAATTATCTGCATTAACTATTGGTGAACCAAAATTTGAAACACCTGATTTTATACAAGATACATTAAAAAACTCAACTGAGTTATTGAAAAAATATCCTGCATCTGCTGGAATACCTGAATTAAAAGAAGCAATGATTAATTTTGTAAGTAAAAGATTTGATGTAAATTTAGATTTTTCACAAATAATTCCAACATTTGGAACAAGAGAGGTATTATTTAACTTTCCTCAGTTTGCATTATTTGATATAAAAAACCCTGTGATTGCTTTTACGAATCCATTTTATCAAATTTATGAAGGTGCTGCAATTGCAAGTAGGGCAGAAGTTATACATATTGATTTAGTAAAAGAGAATGATTTTAAAGCAGAACTAAGTGCTGAGCAATTAAAAAAATGTGATTTAGTTGTTTTAAATTTTCCAAATAATCCTACATCGGCTTCTATGAGTGTGCAAGAATTAGGAACTTGGGTTGAAAAAGCTTTAAAATATGATTTTATTTTGATAAATGATGAGTGTTATTCTGAAATTTATTTTGATGAAAATGATAAACCAGCTTCACTTTTAGAAGCTTCAAAATTAGTTGGAAATGATAAGTTTAAAAATGTACTTGTTATGAATTCTATTTCAAAAAGAAGTAGCGCACCTGGTTTACGAAGTGGATTTATTGCAGGTGATGCAAAGATATTAAAAGAGTACATGCAATATAGAACTTACGTAGGCTGTGCTTCTCCTGTACCTCTTCAATATGCTGCAGCTGCAGCTTGGAATGAAGAAAGTCATGTAGAGTATTTTAGAAGTATCTATAAAAAGAATTTTGAATTAGCTTATGAAATATTAGGTGTAAAACCACCTCAAGCGACTTTTTATATTTGGCTTGAAGTTGAAGATGAAATAGAGTTTACAAGAGAATTATATAGACAAAAAAACATAAAAGTATTACCTGGTTCTTTTTTAGGAAGAGAAGGAATTGGAAAAGGTTATGTAAGAATAGCTCTTGTAGAAAATGCAAAAAAAACTGAAGAAGTATTAAAAAGATTAAAGGATTTTATTGATGGATAA
- a CDS encoding COG3400 family protein encodes MKKILIILDGIVAKKLMHRIVEANTGDNSYDIIYMSDAILPVQKPSNFTFYKFDPTSNSKLAMVLDKNIHTEVLIALNSKDEMINVTKNIRSHKKNLQMTVLDYWGLGLKDPYINVYKGIEVLANGMVERLPNIPVVAQNIGLKQGEIMEIRVPFGSSYAYRYIGSIEQKEWKIFALYRNQQLVNIKPSLVLKPNDVILVIGKPYVLMQIYNAIGKTQGQFPMPFGHNIYLYLDLYLQNELSVKKAIEEAKTLNQKLKNNKLIVRITRPTTPQIMDHIKNEFKYFDSIVMRIDYSNKGFNKILKEDFRKYDIGMMILTQEMFKDKDSIKNIINLKVPIFKLGNEKLKSIKQTVVLLNDTHSYEQISPIVFDVASQMKTKTRIFDLDPIGEEEDKTNLLDHFENLAKIFNEKIEIISSSENPIRELKKQKSMLQILPLKEEMLKKRFSFKFFYTNTDFISFDMNKYNQLLVPIVEEQ; translated from the coding sequence ATGAAAAAAATCTTGATTATTTTAGATGGTATTGTTGCAAAAAAATTGATGCATCGTATCGTAGAAGCAAATACTGGCGATAACTCTTATGATATTATTTATATGAGTGATGCCATTCTTCCTGTTCAAAAGCCCTCAAACTTTACTTTTTATAAGTTTGACCCAACTTCAAACTCTAAGCTTGCTATGGTTTTAGATAAGAATATCCATACTGAAGTTTTAATTGCATTAAACTCTAAAGATGAGATGATTAATGTAACAAAAAATATTAGAAGCCATAAAAAAAATCTTCAAATGACAGTTTTGGATTATTGGGGATTAGGGTTAAAAGATCCTTATATAAATGTTTATAAAGGAATTGAAGTTTTAGCAAATGGGATGGTTGAAAGACTTCCAAATATTCCAGTTGTTGCTCAAAATATTGGTCTAAAACAAGGTGAAATTATGGAAATTAGAGTTCCTTTTGGAAGCTCTTATGCCTATAGATATATTGGATCAATTGAGCAAAAAGAATGGAAAATATTTGCACTTTATAGAAATCAACAATTAGTAAATATAAAACCATCACTAGTTTTAAAGCCAAATGATGTAATTTTAGTAATTGGTAAACCTTATGTTTTAATGCAAATATATAATGCAATTGGTAAAACTCAAGGTCAATTTCCAATGCCCTTTGGACATAATATATATTTATATTTAGACCTTTATTTACAAAATGAATTAAGTGTAAAAAAAGCAATTGAAGAAGCTAAAACATTAAATCAAAAATTAAAAAACAATAAATTAATAGTTAGAATTACAAGACCTACAACACCTCAAATTATGGACCATATTAAAAATGAGTTTAAATATTTTGATAGTATTGTTATGCGAATTGATTACTCAAATAAGGGCTTTAATAAAATTTTAAAAGAAGATTTTAGAAAGTATGATATTGGAATGATGATTTTAACCCAAGAAATGTTTAAAGACAAAGATTCTATAAAAAATATTATTAACTTAAAAGTTCCTATTTTTAAATTAGGAAATGAGAAATTGAAATCAATAAAACAAACAGTTGTTTTATTAAATGATACGCATTCTTATGAACAAATCTCACCTATTGTTTTTGATGTTGCAAGTCAAATGAAAACAAAAACAAGAATTTTTGATTTAGATCCTATTGGTGAAGAAGAAGATAAAACAAACCTTTTAGATCATTTTGAAAATCTTGCAAAAATATTTAATGAAAAAATAGAAATTATATCAAGTAGTGAAAATCCTATACGTGAATTAAAAAAGCAAAAAAGTATGCTTCAAATTTTACCTTTAAAAGAAGAAATGCTTAAAAAAAGATTTTCATTTAAATTCTTCTATACAAATACTGATTTTATCTCTTTTGATATGAATAAATATAATCAATTATTAGTTCCAATAGTTGAAGAACAATAG
- a CDS encoding TolC family protein: MKFILAFLLIVNALYASVKEVTLSEAIKIALENNKQNKISKIALEIANVQYKQAISANYPAINAMVVGQRVKEDVIYQQRGTFELPADLAIALGRSSIPADIDATALGRDTVKGSLNLLYPLFTGGKISSVIEQAKLNKLLAMNTIKRTDLDVAYDIKKYFYGYVLTNELYKISKATLDSMTYVESLTKQFYESGDSLNVKKTDYLSIQVTLALIESIVAKIDANRFLVKSALANAMGLPWDSKIEAKYTNNELLPPKYSLSKLVQSAYKSNSDIRKMDIALKISKEQIKEQQAGHYPTLAIMGEVSHTYNSYKYGYLSDDKENSWNVGFAAEMPLFDGFRTTNMVAEKKLEKKKLHLLEDMIKDGVALQIKNELNTALIGFKQIQTLKKAKKLATNSRELHIRAYQIDAVTSQKVIESQYIESYVKADYLKYVHDYLMSLAKIDKLIGEEVR; the protein is encoded by the coding sequence ATGAAGTTTATATTAGCTTTTCTATTGATAGTAAATGCTTTGTATGCAAGTGTAAAAGAAGTTACTTTAAGTGAAGCAATAAAAATTGCATTAGAAAATAATAAACAAAATAAAATTTCAAAAATTGCACTTGAAATTGCAAATGTACAATATAAGCAAGCCATTAGTGCAAACTATCCAGCTATAAATGCAATGGTTGTAGGACAAAGAGTTAAAGAAGATGTTATTTATCAACAAAGAGGTACTTTTGAACTACCAGCTGATCTAGCTATCGCACTAGGAAGGAGTAGTATCCCTGCTGATATTGATGCAACTGCCTTAGGAAGAGACACAGTAAAAGGTTCATTAAATCTTTTATACCCTTTATTTACAGGTGGAAAGATATCTTCTGTAATTGAGCAAGCAAAATTAAATAAATTATTAGCAATGAATACAATAAAAAGAACTGATTTAGATGTTGCATATGATATTAAAAAATATTTTTATGGATATGTTTTAACTAATGAATTATATAAGATTTCAAAAGCAACACTTGATAGTATGACTTATGTTGAGAGTTTAACAAAGCAGTTTTACGAAAGTGGTGATTCTTTAAATGTTAAGAAAACTGATTACTTATCTATTCAAGTTACTCTTGCATTGATTGAATCAATAGTTGCAAAAATTGATGCGAATAGATTTTTAGTAAAATCTGCACTTGCAAATGCTATGGGATTACCATGGGATAGTAAAATAGAAGCAAAATATACAAATAATGAATTATTACCTCCTAAATACTCACTATCAAAACTAGTTCAAAGTGCATACAAATCAAATAGTGATATTAGAAAAATGGATATTGCTTTAAAAATATCAAAAGAGCAAATAAAAGAACAACAAGCAGGTCATTACCCAACACTTGCAATTATGGGTGAAGTTTCACATACTTATAACTCTTATAAATATGGATATTTAAGTGATGACAAAGAGAATTCTTGGAATGTTGGTTTTGCTGCTGAAATGCCATTATTTGATGGCTTTAGAACAACTAATATGGTTGCAGAAAAGAAATTAGAAAAAAAGAAATTGCACTTATTAGAAGATATGATAAAAGATGGTGTTGCACTACAAATTAAAAATGAACTTAACACAGCACTTATTGGTTTTAAACAAATACAGACACTAAAGAAAGCAAAAAAACTTGCAACTAACAGTAGAGAACTACATATAAGAGCATATCAAATTGATGCAGTGACTTCTCAAAAGGTTATTGAATCACAATATATTGAATCTTATGTAAAAGCTGATTACTTAAAATATGTACATGATTACCTAATGTCTTTAGCTAAGATTGATAAATTAATTGGTGAGGAAGTAAGATAA
- the tgt gene encoding tRNA guanosine(34) transglycosylase Tgt translates to MQFQIDATSHHKTRACTIKTAHSTIQTPVFMPVGTQGTVKTLDANDMLELGAKIILGNTYHLYLRPGSKIVKKMGGLHGFSKFPNSFLTDSGGFQAFSLSKNTKQHEDGIMFKSHIDGSKHFFTPQSVLDTQYDLGSDIMMILDDLVALPNTDERIEKSIQRTTKWAQEAITYHKAQQEKGIGVDQNIFAIIQGGTSKKFRQMSAEQLCSLEDYDGFAIGGLSVGEPNVDMYKTVEWTTDFMPKDKPRYLMGVGTPEDLIENIERGVDMFDCVMPTRNARNGTLFTTFGRVNIRKAEFKEDSQPIDPACDCYTCKNFSRAYLNHLYKAGEMTFFRLASMHNIHYYLTLMSKAREAILADNWIEFKEDFYKKREK, encoded by the coding sequence ATGCAATTTCAAATAGATGCAACATCACACCATAAAACTAGAGCATGTACAATTAAAACAGCTCATAGTACAATTCAAACACCAGTTTTCATGCCAGTTGGTACTCAAGGAACAGTTAAAACACTTGATGCAAATGACATGCTTGAACTTGGTGCAAAAATTATTTTAGGGAATACATACCATTTATACTTACGTCCAGGAAGTAAGATAGTTAAAAAAATGGGAGGACTTCATGGCTTTTCAAAATTCCCAAACTCTTTTTTAACTGACTCTGGAGGATTTCAAGCTTTTTCTTTAAGCAAAAATACAAAACAACATGAAGATGGAATTATGTTCAAATCTCATATTGATGGAAGCAAGCACTTCTTTACACCTCAAAGTGTACTTGATACACAATATGATTTGGGTTCTGATATTATGATGATTTTAGATGATTTAGTAGCACTTCCAAATACAGATGAAAGAATTGAAAAGTCAATTCAAAGAACAACTAAATGGGCGCAAGAAGCAATAACTTATCATAAAGCTCAACAAGAAAAAGGTATTGGAGTAGATCAAAATATTTTTGCAATTATTCAAGGTGGAACTAGCAAAAAATTTAGACAAATGAGTGCTGAACAATTATGTTCACTTGAAGACTATGATGGTTTTGCAATTGGTGGATTAAGTGTTGGTGAACCTAATGTTGATATGTATAAAACAGTTGAATGGACAACAGACTTTATGCCAAAAGATAAACCAAGATATTTAATGGGTGTTGGAACTCCTGAAGATTTAATTGAAAATATTGAACGTGGTGTTGATATGTTTGATTGTGTAATGCCTACAAGAAATGCAAGAAATGGAACACTATTTACAACATTTGGAAGAGTTAATATTAGAAAAGCAGAATTTAAAGAAGACTCACAGCCTATAGATCCTGCTTGTGATTGCTATACTTGTAAAAACTTTTCAAGAGCATATTTAAACCATCTTTATAAAGCAGGTGAAATGACTTTCTTTAGACTTGCATCTATGCATAATATTCATTACTATTTAACTCTAATGAGTAAAGCTAGAGAAGCTATATTAGCTGATAATTGGATTGAATTTAAAGAAGATTTTTATAAAAAAAGAGAAAAATAA
- the gatC gene encoding Asp-tRNA(Asn)/Glu-tRNA(Gln) amidotransferase subunit GatC, producing the protein MTVDDNLIAKLSKLSSLEIDESKKENLKAELADIINFVENLNEIDVSGIDATFSTIEGGSPLREDEANQDLELSKHILKHSPKSEDGYFVVPKIIE; encoded by the coding sequence ATGACTGTTGATGATAACTTAATTGCAAAACTATCAAAATTATCTAGTTTAGAAATAGATGAGTCAAAAAAAGAAAACTTAAAAGCAGAACTTGCTGATATTATTAACTTTGTTGAAAATTTAAATGAAATTGATGTATCAGGTATTGATGCAACATTCTCTACTATTGAAGGTGGAAGCCCCCTAAGAGAAGATGAAGCTAATCAAGATTTAGAATTATCGAAGCATATACTAAAACACTCTCCAAAGAGTGAAGATGGTTACTTTGTAGTTCCTAAGATTATAGAGTAA
- a CDS encoding arsenate reductase family protein produces MIKVYGIKTCDSVRKALRFFKDNEIEVDFFDFKKETPTSQTVDSWVEKSDLNLLFNSRGTKYRTLKLKELNLDDEGKIKWLKDEPMLFKRPVIEYDGKVMVAFNEEVYKETFL; encoded by the coding sequence ATGATTAAAGTTTATGGAATAAAAACTTGTGACTCAGTTAGAAAAGCCTTAAGGTTCTTTAAGGACAACGAAATAGAAGTTGATTTTTTTGATTTTAAAAAAGAAACACCAACTTCACAAACTGTAGATTCATGGGTAGAAAAATCAGATTTAAATTTACTTTTTAATTCAAGAGGAACTAAATATAGAACTTTAAAATTAAAAGAGTTAAATTTGGATGATGAAGGAAAAATCAAGTGGCTAAAAGATGAACCAATGCTTTTTAAAAGACCAGTGATTGAATATGATGGAAAAGTAATGGTTGCATTTAATGAAGAAGTTTACAAAGAAACTTTTTTATAA
- a CDS encoding class II 3-deoxy-7-phosphoheptulonate synthase, with protein MNNWNPDTWRDFPIKQQPTYPDLEKLKKVEKELASYPPLIFAGEALNLKNQLADVVNGKAFLLQGGDCAESFTAFDANNIKNLFKVMMQMSVVLTFSGGCPVVKVGRVAGQFAKPRSSDFEEINGISLPSYRGDIVNDIDFNEKSRNPKPKKLLKAYNQSAATMNLLRAFSRGGMADLNQVHLWNTDFVNDHTLGDKYDEVSSKITESLNFMKACGITSETSPALAQTTLFTSHEALLLNYEQALTRRDSITGDWFNCAAHMLWIGDRTRDLKDAHIEYFRGIQNPIACKVGPTMKEEELIQLIDKLNPNNEAGRLNLIVRMGANKIGEHFPKLLKRVKKEGKNVLWSSDPMHGNTIKADNGYKTRDFEAILSEVKQFFQIHRAEGTYAGGIHLEMTGQDVTECTGSTSSAVTTEGLASRYHTQCDPRLNADQALELSFMIADTLKEARKDIIV; from the coding sequence ATGAATAATTGGAATCCAGATACATGGAGAGATTTTCCAATCAAGCAACAACCAACTTACCCTGATTTAGAAAAGTTAAAAAAAGTAGAAAAAGAATTAGCTTCTTATCCTCCTTTAATTTTTGCAGGGGAAGCACTAAATTTAAAAAATCAATTAGCAGATGTTGTTAATGGAAAAGCATTCTTACTTCAAGGTGGAGATTGTGCTGAATCATTTACAGCTTTTGATGCAAATAATATTAAAAATCTTTTTAAAGTTATGATGCAAATGTCTGTTGTATTAACATTCTCAGGAGGTTGTCCTGTTGTAAAAGTAGGACGAGTTGCTGGACAGTTTGCAAAACCTAGATCTTCAGATTTTGAAGAAATAAATGGTATTTCATTACCTTCGTATAGAGGTGATATTGTTAATGATATTGATTTTAATGAAAAATCTAGAAATCCAAAACCTAAAAAGTTATTAAAAGCATATAATCAAAGTGCAGCGACAATGAACTTACTTCGTGCTTTCTCTCGTGGTGGAATGGCTGATTTAAATCAAGTTCATTTATGGAATACTGATTTTGTAAATGATCATACTTTAGGTGATAAATATGATGAGGTTTCTTCTAAAATTACTGAATCATTAAACTTTATGAAAGCCTGTGGAATTACAAGTGAAACTTCACCTGCTCTTGCACAAACTACACTGTTTACTTCACATGAAGCATTATTATTAAATTATGAACAAGCACTTACAAGAAGAGATTCAATTACTGGTGATTGGTTTAACTGTGCTGCACATATGTTATGGATTGGTGATAGAACAAGAGACTTAAAAGATGCTCATATTGAGTATTTTAGAGGTATTCAAAATCCTATTGCTTGTAAAGTAGGTCCAACAATGAAAGAAGAAGAACTTATTCAATTAATTGATAAATTAAACCCGAATAATGAAGCAGGAAGACTTAACTTAATTGTTCGAATGGGTGCAAATAAAATAGGTGAACATTTCCCTAAACTTTTAAAAAGAGTTAAAAAAGAGGGTAAAAATGTATTATGGTCATCAGACCCAATGCATGGAAATACTATCAAAGCTGATAATGGTTATAAAACTAGAGATTTTGAAGCTATTTTATCAGAAGTAAAACAATTCTTCCAAATCCATAGAGCAGAAGGAACATACGCTGGTGGTATTCACTTAGAAATGACAGGACAAGATGTAACTGAGTGTACAGGAAGTACAAGTTCAGCTGTTACAACTGAAGGATTAGCATCGAGATATCACACACAATGTGATCCACGATTAAATGCTGATCAAGCTTTAGAGTTATCATTTATGATTGCTGATACTTTAAAAGAAGCTAGAAAAGATATTATTGTATAA
- a CDS encoding transaldolase, with protein MSLKENINYSLWCDFIERDFLENRFQEIIKDETIQGATSNPAIFESSISNSVAYKQQLDMLQANNAKTIYEELALTDIKRAAQLLSDLHKNDTDDGFISIEVDPLLCDDAQGTIEEGLRLYSSINAENVMIKVPATNAGYIAMRELTSRGIHVNATLIFSPDQAIKCAQALNEGIIESNKDIKAVVSVFVSRFDRMCDADFVTKGLEASKLGIVNATKCYHEINKLKNKNIRTLFASTGVKGNELAPSYYIDNLIFPNSVNTAPLATIEDWLKDGVKEETQIISEEECNEYFANLEEKKINMEKVYNDLLTQGLDAFKVSFKDLLSKLIN; from the coding sequence ATGAGTTTAAAAGAAAATATTAATTACTCTTTATGGTGTGATTTTATAGAAAGAGATTTTTTAGAAAATAGATTTCAAGAAATAATTAAAGATGAAACTATTCAAGGAGCTACATCAAATCCAGCAATTTTTGAATCTTCAATATCAAATTCTGTTGCATATAAACAACAACTTGATATGTTACAAGCTAATAATGCAAAAACTATTTATGAAGAATTAGCACTTACAGATATTAAAAGAGCAGCCCAGCTTTTATCTGATTTACACAAAAATGATACTGATGATGGATTTATTTCTATTGAGGTTGATCCATTATTATGTGATGATGCACAAGGTACTATTGAAGAAGGTTTAAGATTATATTCTTCAATTAATGCAGAAAATGTAATGATTAAAGTTCCTGCAACAAATGCTGGATATATTGCAATGAGAGAGTTAACTTCTCGAGGTATTCATGTAAATGCAACATTAATTTTCTCACCAGATCAAGCTATTAAATGTGCACAAGCACTTAATGAAGGTATTATAGAATCAAATAAAGATATTAAAGCAGTTGTTTCTGTATTCGTTTCTAGATTTGATAGAATGTGTGATGCTGATTTTGTAACAAAAGGTTTAGAAGCTTCTAAATTAGGTATTGTAAATGCTACAAAATGTTATCATGAAATTAATAAATTAAAAAATAAAAATATAAGAACATTATTTGCAAGTACGGGTGTTAAAGGTAATGAATTAGCTCCAAGTTATTACATTGATAATTTAATTTTTCCAAACTCTGTAAATACTGCTCCACTTGCAACAATTGAAGATTGGTTAAAAGATGGGGTTAAAGAAGAAACTCAAATAATAAGCGAAGAAGAGTGTAATGAATACTTTGCAAACTTAGAAGAGAAAAAAATTAATATGGAAAAAGTTTATAATGACCTTTTAACACAAGGTTTAGATGCATTTAAAGTATCGTTTAAAGATTTATTATCAAAATTAATTAACTAG
- the serB gene encoding phosphoserine phosphatase SerB — MKLAVFDFDSTLMDGETIDFLADELGIGKEVAEITEEAMSGRLDFFESLTTRVALLKGLEYKKAVEICKDLPLMPGAKELIPALKEKGYKVVCFSGGFRIGTSPAKDILGLDADFSNILHEKDGILTGLVGGDMMFSSSKGDMIQRLQAILGVSKADTLVCGDGANDLSMFAHADTRIAFCARDVLKKEANIIIDEKDLTKILEKI, encoded by the coding sequence ATGAAATTAGCTGTTTTTGATTTTGATTCAACACTTATGGATGGAGAGACAATTGACTTTCTAGCAGATGAGTTAGGAATAGGAAAAGAAGTTGCAGAAATTACAGAAGAAGCAATGTCAGGAAGACTTGATTTTTTTGAATCTTTAACTACAAGAGTTGCATTACTTAAAGGCTTAGAATATAAAAAAGCAGTAGAAATATGTAAAGATTTACCACTAATGCCAGGTGCAAAAGAATTAATTCCTGCATTAAAAGAAAAAGGCTACAAGGTCGTATGTTTCTCAGGTGGTTTTAGAATAGGAACAAGTCCTGCAAAAGATATATTAGGTTTAGATGCAGATTTTTCAAATATTTTACATGAAAAAGATGGAATTTTAACTGGTCTTGTAGGTGGAGATATGATGTTCTCATCATCAAAAGGTGATATGATTCAAAGATTACAAGCTATTTTAGGTGTTAGCAAAGCTGATACTTTAGTTTGTGGTGATGGAGCTAATGATTTATCTATGTTTGCTCATGCTGATACAAGAATTGCATTTTGTGCAAGAGATGTATTAAAAAAAGAAGCAAATATAATAATAGATGAAAAAGATTTAACAAAAATTTTAGAAAAAATATAA
- a CDS encoding methylenetetrahydrofolate reductase → MFETLIQKLQEDKYLTLETTPQHEPSMHNIIERIKKFNLQSKVDGFSCTDNPLAKLKYNALFASLKLQQEFSKPVIATMSMRDRNKIALQSDLLGASDFDVRAILALTGDPAKMSDQPHAKGVFEANSLMLLKIIKSFNYGMDFAGHPFKIEPKQIFPFSVVNSYAKSFTSLEKKMHNKIQNGSLGIITQPLFDVDNAKKLLESFDKAKEDVEGDKKKSQLIIGLFPITKLRTALFLSAQVPGIHVPQMWINKLESAHKISVDEEYKVGMQLSQDIYKEVRKIHPKVHLMTANKFDIANEIIS, encoded by the coding sequence ATGTTTGAAACACTGATACAAAAACTACAAGAAGATAAATATTTAACATTAGAAACAACACCACAGCATGAACCATCTATGCATAATATTATTGAAAGAATTAAAAAGTTTAACCTACAAAGTAAAGTAGATGGATTCTCTTGTACAGATAATCCTCTTGCAAAATTAAAATACAATGCATTATTCGCATCATTAAAACTACAACAAGAATTCTCAAAACCCGTAATTGCAACTATGTCTATGAGAGATAGAAATAAAATTGCTTTACAATCTGATCTTTTAGGAGCAAGTGACTTTGATGTACGTGCTATTTTAGCACTAACAGGAGATCCTGCTAAAATGAGTGACCAGCCTCATGCAAAAGGTGTATTTGAAGCAAACTCATTAATGCTTTTAAAAATCATTAAGTCATTTAATTATGGAATGGACTTTGCAGGACATCCTTTTAAAATTGAACCAAAACAAATCTTTCCATTTTCAGTTGTAAACTCTTATGCAAAAAGCTTTACATCACTAGAAAAAAAGATGCATAATAAAATACAAAATGGTTCATTAGGAATTATTACTCAGCCTTTATTTGATGTTGATAATGCTAAAAAACTTTTAGAATCATTTGACAAAGCAAAAGAAGATGTTGAGGGAGATAAGAAAAAATCTCAACTAATTATTGGATTATTCCCAATTACAAAACTAAGAACTGCCTTATTTTTATCAGCCCAAGTTCCAGGAATTCATGTACCACAAATGTGGATTAATAAGCTTGAATCTGCTCATAAAATTTCTGTGGATGAAGAATATAAAGTTGGAATGCAATTAAGTCAAGATATTTATAAAGAAGTTCGGAAAATACATCCAAAAGTTCACTTAATGACAGCAAATAAATTTGATATTGCAAATGAGATTATTTCTTGA
- the ruvX gene encoding Holliday junction resolvase RuvX, translated as MSIASIDIGLKRIGLAICVSSNIVTPKDAILRKNRNQAARDVNIFLKEWDIKKLVVGYPSSSLDMQKRIKHFVNLLELEIPYEFQEENMSSIEAEDMMKGQIKYKRDGRVDSIAAKIILERFLAKQ; from the coding sequence TTGAGTATAGCAAGTATTGATATTGGTTTAAAAAGAATTGGTCTTGCAATATGTGTTTCTTCAAATATTGTAACACCTAAAGATGCAATTTTGAGAAAAAATAGAAATCAAGCTGCACGTGATGTAAATATATTTTTAAAAGAATGGGATATCAAAAAACTTGTAGTTGGATATCCAAGTTCAAGTCTTGATATGCAAAAAAGAATAAAACACTTTGTAAACTTACTAGAGCTTGAAATTCCCTATGAATTTCAAGAAGAAAATATGAGTTCAATTGAAGCAGAAGATATGATGAAAGGTCAAATCAAGTATAAAAGAGATGGAAGAGTTGACTCAATAGCAGCAAAAATTATACTTGAGAGATTTTTAGCTAAACAATAA
- the acpS gene encoding holo-ACP synthase yields MTGIDIASINRIKKMYEKFGRRAYEKFLNEEEIALIKRPETAAGFWAAKEAASKAIGTGIGADCSFHDIKISKTEKGAPKIKYKKKVRKKFNIKESHVSITHDEGFAIAVVHNILK; encoded by the coding sequence ATGACAGGAATAGATATAGCTTCTATTAATAGAATAAAAAAAATGTATGAAAAATTTGGTAGACGTGCTTATGAAAAATTTTTAAATGAAGAGGAAATAGCTTTAATTAAAAGACCAGAAACTGCTGCAGGTTTTTGGGCTGCTAAAGAAGCTGCAAGTAAAGCAATTGGCACAGGTATTGGAGCTGATTGTTCTTTTCATGATATTAAAATATCAAAAACAGAAAAAGGTGCTCCAAAGATTAAATATAAGAAAAAGGTGCGAAAAAAATTTAATATTAAAGAGTCTCATGTTTCTATTACACATGATGAAGGTTTTGCAATAGCAGTTGTTCATAATATCTTAAAATAA